In Sphingobacterium zeae, one genomic interval encodes:
- a CDS encoding bifunctional folylpolyglutamate synthase/dihydrofolate synthase, translated as MNAYNEAIEYLYTRLPMFTRDGASAFKKDLDNTIKLCAALANPQQKFKTLHIAGTNGKGSTSHMLAAILAEAGYKTGLYTSPHLLDFRERIRVNGQLCDKEFVVDFVHAHRELIEQVTPSFFEITVAMAFDYFEKKKVDIAVIEVGLGGRLDSTNIIHPLLSVITNIGFDHMNLLGNTLAEIAGEKAGIIKRDTPVIISEYAEETAAVFLKKAALEEAPIQFASDTYRTKMLGVDQDYLTVQTTDSSGHSSSYQLDLKGSYQVKNLAGVLSAVDELRKQGFEISDHHVHEALKKVQTTTGIQGRWQQLSKEPFVICDTGHNEDGIHEVLKNLATTNYDQLHFVIGAMRDKDLTHMLPHLPKDAIYYFSAPDMPRALPASELRKEALGFGLKGLDFPSVAAAFDAAKNAYQQGNLIFVGGSNFVVAEVLAGLPTEQ; from the coding sequence ATGAATGCTTATAATGAGGCAATCGAGTATCTGTATACTCGATTGCCTATGTTTACAAGGGATGGCGCCTCAGCCTTCAAAAAAGACCTTGACAATACCATCAAACTTTGCGCTGCGTTAGCTAATCCACAGCAAAAATTCAAAACATTGCATATTGCCGGAACAAATGGAAAGGGATCTACCTCCCATATGCTAGCCGCTATCTTAGCAGAAGCAGGTTATAAGACGGGCCTCTATACTTCGCCACATTTACTGGATTTTCGAGAACGTATCCGCGTCAATGGCCAGTTATGTGATAAAGAATTTGTTGTTGATTTTGTTCATGCACATCGCGAGCTGATCGAACAAGTAACGCCCTCTTTTTTTGAAATCACTGTAGCGATGGCTTTCGATTATTTTGAGAAAAAGAAAGTTGATATCGCCGTTATTGAAGTTGGCCTTGGCGGACGTTTGGATAGCACCAATATTATTCACCCGCTATTGTCGGTGATTACCAATATTGGGTTTGATCACATGAATCTCCTCGGTAATACGCTGGCGGAAATTGCAGGCGAAAAAGCAGGTATTATCAAAAGAGATACGCCCGTGATCATTTCGGAGTATGCCGAAGAGACAGCTGCTGTATTTTTGAAAAAAGCAGCACTTGAGGAGGCTCCCATACAATTTGCTTCCGACACATATCGGACAAAAATGTTGGGGGTAGATCAAGACTATCTGACCGTGCAAACTACCGATTCTTCTGGCCATTCATCATCATATCAGCTGGATCTGAAAGGTTCTTACCAGGTGAAAAATCTTGCTGGTGTTTTGTCTGCTGTTGATGAATTGCGTAAACAGGGCTTTGAGATCAGTGATCATCACGTTCATGAAGCCTTGAAGAAAGTACAAACGACCACAGGGATCCAAGGCCGTTGGCAACAATTGTCTAAAGAACCTTTTGTTATCTGTGATACAGGACACAACGAAGACGGAATTCATGAAGTGTTGAAAAACCTGGCGACTACAAATTATGATCAACTTCACTTTGTCATCGGGGCGATGCGCGATAAGGACTTAACACATATGCTCCCCCATTTGCCCAAAGACGCAATTTATTATTTCTCTGCTCCGGATATGCCGCGTGCGCTGCCAGCCAGTGAATTGCGTAAAGAAGCTCTTGGATTTGGATTAAAAGGGTTGGACTTTCCGAGTGTCGCGGCCGCATTTGATGCAGCAAAAAATGCTTACCAGCAGGGCAATCTTATTTTTGTTGGTGGAAGTAATTTTGTTGTTGCGGAAGTGCTTGCTGGCCTGCCCACTGAACAATAA
- a CDS encoding asparaginase, translating into MHNIFIIYTGGTIGMVKDETGTFVPFDFELIKRNLPDLSRLDYKLTVHSFEPIIDSSNMKPEIWIEMAQIIKDNYADYDGFVILHGSDTMAFTASVLSFMLEGLQKPVILSGSQLPIGEIRTDARENMMTALEIASAKQDGVSIIQEVCILFDNKLFRGNRSFKYNSAKFEAFRSPNYPVLVEAGIHLKYNTDALLNNINKEFILHTKLDNRVAVLKLFPGISAQTIKAVLNSDVRSIVMETFGSGNTTTDTWFLDLLKEAIEQGKNILNISQCKVGSVELGRYETSQGLKSIGVLNGYDLTFEAAVTKLMYLQGELEDQREVAYWIEKDIRGELTVND; encoded by the coding sequence ATGCATAATATCTTTATTATCTACACAGGTGGGACCATTGGCATGGTTAAAGATGAGACAGGCACATTCGTTCCTTTCGACTTTGAATTGATCAAACGTAATCTCCCTGATTTAAGTCGCTTAGACTATAAACTCACCGTGCACTCTTTTGAACCCATTATCGATTCATCCAACATGAAGCCCGAAATATGGATTGAAATGGCACAAATTATTAAGGATAACTATGCAGATTACGATGGTTTTGTGATCTTACATGGTTCCGATACCATGGCGTTTACGGCATCGGTATTGAGCTTTATGCTGGAAGGACTCCAAAAACCGGTTATATTATCGGGCTCCCAGCTGCCTATTGGCGAAATTCGAACGGATGCCCGAGAAAATATGATGACCGCCCTTGAAATAGCATCGGCAAAACAAGATGGTGTGTCTATTATACAGGAAGTTTGTATTCTTTTCGACAATAAATTATTCCGCGGTAATCGTTCTTTTAAATATAACTCCGCTAAGTTTGAGGCTTTTAGATCCCCAAATTATCCCGTATTGGTAGAAGCTGGTATTCACCTCAAATACAATACAGATGCTTTATTGAACAATATTAATAAAGAATTTATCTTGCATACAAAATTGGATAATCGGGTGGCAGTATTGAAACTATTCCCCGGAATCTCTGCGCAAACAATCAAAGCGGTATTAAACTCCGATGTCCGCTCCATTGTGATGGAAACATTCGGTTCAGGAAATACCACCACCGACACGTGGTTTCTGGATTTACTAAAGGAAGCGATTGAGCAGGGTAAAAACATCCTCAATATTTCTCAATGTAAAGTTGGATCGGTCGAATTGGGGCGCTATGAAACCTCACAAGGTCTTAAATCCATCGGCGTGCTCAATGGCTATGACCTCACATTTGAGGCTGCAGTAACCAAATTAATGTATCTTCAGGGCGAACTTGAAGATCAAAGAGAAGTTGCTTATTGGATTGAAAAGGATATCCGCGGTGAATTGACTGTAAATGACTAA
- a CDS encoding TatD family hydrolase — MLLTDTHTHIYYHAGTTKLQENLQRCFDNDIQRLFLPNVNSASIKPVFDTVAAYPDHCFPMLGLHPCDVKENYLEELEIIRKSLETYKVYAIGEIGLDLYWDKSTLEIQKNAFRTQVQWAKELNLPIDIHCREAFTELFELLEELHDDKLFGVLHCFTGSLEQANRAIELGFALGIGGVVTFKKAGLDQVVKEIDLKHLVLETDAPYLAPVPFRGKENESSYLTYIAQKVADLHQISIEKVAEITTENSKRIFGI; from the coding sequence ATGTTGCTTACAGATACACATACACACATTTATTACCATGCAGGAACGACGAAACTGCAAGAAAATCTTCAGCGTTGCTTTGATAATGATATCCAACGTCTTTTTTTGCCAAATGTAAATAGCGCTTCCATAAAACCCGTATTTGACACCGTAGCAGCTTATCCAGATCACTGTTTTCCCATGCTTGGATTACATCCCTGCGATGTCAAGGAAAACTATCTAGAAGAGTTAGAAATCATCCGAAAAAGCTTGGAAACTTACAAAGTCTATGCCATAGGTGAGATCGGACTGGATCTTTACTGGGATAAAAGCACGCTTGAAATTCAAAAAAATGCTTTTAGGACGCAGGTTCAATGGGCTAAGGAATTAAATCTCCCGATCGATATCCACTGCCGTGAAGCCTTTACAGAATTGTTCGAATTACTGGAAGAACTTCACGACGACAAATTGTTTGGCGTCCTGCACTGCTTTACAGGATCCCTTGAACAGGCCAATCGGGCCATCGAGTTAGGTTTCGCTCTGGGTATTGGCGGAGTCGTCACCTTTAAAAAAGCAGGCTTAGATCAGGTGGTCAAAGAAATCGATTTAAAACACCTTGTCTTAGAGACAGATGCGCCCTATTTGGCTCCTGTACCGTTCCGAGGTAAAGAAAATGAAAGCAGCTATTTGACCTATATCGCACAGAAAGTAGCTGACCTTCACCAGATTTCCATCGAAAAGGTAGCCGAAATCACAACAGAAAATTCAAAACGTATATTTGGTATATAA
- a CDS encoding TolC family protein encodes MMNKKLSLGLLTLASVLFLNKLHAQSLIDPSVKDIIQKAFQTNKELKLKAYEVDKARFEAEGVKANRLPHVSALGLYGYVHSNGSVDIPTVNIPLLNLGLFEGATGFSLHGHAAYAGVSVKQIIFSGLQIPNGIKALQEKAVAQQYLESASRETLSKDIIASFDQLMLLDEVDKLIVDSEKRLKKEQEKVNKAIQNGLAIPYDRDKLKLALLELEEKKVELSGNRDLLCQKLEQVAGVSFQEVGAIHYGLKPIFLSELPSDVEQRSELKALDASSKAYEYVYKKEKGGALPAVFAFGSANYLNVFNSKLTVKDQPLLGTVNLPLNSIKGSPNLMVGVGVKWDLYTGGEHHNKIKQVKLDQHINTTKREDTQEKLNLLLSKNKVNYTTGNQKLKVGEQQLKVAENNLSMAVKQYQAGLIDVTELLAAENDWYKVNLGYFNNVLQQRTAAVELLHTSGKLLQTIHE; translated from the coding sequence ATGATGAATAAGAAGTTAAGCCTGGGTTTATTGACTTTGGCATCGGTTCTGTTTTTAAACAAACTACATGCGCAATCATTGATTGATCCGTCGGTAAAAGATATTATTCAAAAAGCTTTTCAGACCAATAAAGAATTGAAATTGAAGGCCTACGAAGTTGATAAAGCACGTTTCGAAGCCGAGGGTGTAAAAGCAAATCGGCTGCCCCATGTCTCTGCACTCGGATTATACGGTTATGTTCATAGCAATGGGAGCGTTGATATTCCGACCGTTAATATTCCATTACTAAACTTAGGCTTATTTGAAGGAGCAACGGGATTTAGCCTACATGGCCATGCTGCTTATGCAGGCGTGTCTGTCAAGCAGATTATTTTCTCGGGGCTGCAGATTCCGAATGGAATAAAAGCATTGCAGGAGAAAGCTGTTGCCCAGCAGTACCTGGAATCAGCGAGCCGGGAAACACTTTCAAAAGATATTATTGCTTCTTTCGATCAGCTGATGTTGTTGGATGAAGTTGATAAATTGATCGTGGATTCCGAAAAGCGATTAAAGAAAGAGCAAGAAAAGGTAAATAAAGCCATTCAAAATGGACTTGCAATACCTTACGATCGCGATAAATTGAAATTGGCCTTGCTGGAGCTGGAAGAAAAAAAAGTGGAGCTTTCGGGCAACCGCGACCTGTTGTGTCAAAAGCTTGAACAAGTAGCCGGGGTATCTTTTCAGGAGGTTGGTGCGATTCATTATGGACTTAAACCTATATTTTTGTCGGAGCTCCCTAGTGATGTTGAGCAGCGATCTGAGCTTAAAGCACTGGATGCTTCGTCCAAAGCCTATGAGTACGTGTACAAAAAAGAAAAAGGGGGAGCGCTTCCTGCTGTCTTTGCCTTTGGCTCTGCAAACTATCTGAATGTATTCAATTCCAAGCTAACTGTTAAAGACCAACCCCTATTGGGTACAGTCAACTTACCGCTTAATTCCATCAAGGGGAGCCCCAATCTAATGGTCGGTGTAGGGGTTAAATGGGATCTCTATACGGGAGGAGAGCATCACAATAAGATAAAGCAAGTTAAACTCGATCAACATATCAATACGACCAAACGGGAAGATACACAGGAAAAGTTAAACCTATTATTGAGCAAGAATAAGGTTAACTATACGACTGGCAACCAAAAGTTGAAAGTGGGCGAACAGCAATTAAAAGTAGCTGAAAATAACCTTTCTATGGCTGTGAAGCAATATCAAGCTGGATTGATAGATGTTACTGAATTATTGGCTGCTGAAAATGACTGGTACAAAGTCAATTTAGGCTATTTTAATAATGTGTTGCAGCAACGTACTGCAGCAGTGGAGTTATTACATACATCAGGAAAATTATTACAAACCATACATGAGTAA
- a CDS encoding HlyD family secretion protein: MKNLYGILLLFILVSCANQDKEKPIEGKVEREQVTVVTKVPGKIAKLLVEEGDFVHTGDTLAILSIPEVDAKEEQAKGALQSADAQYNMAIKGATKGQLTQLQAKVDGLREQYEFARKSIGRLDALLQDSLIPQQKYDETYAKYQGAKNQYLAAQAELAEAKGGARKEQQLMALGQKERALGAVSEVKVAAGEKYIIAPQAMSVETINLKVGELAMAGYPIINGSLDQTTYFRFTLPENQIGKFQKGAAVEVDIPYLNHKKVKAKVISIKALNSYASIASAYPDFDPQQAVFELKIVPEDSAGAKDLLTKTLVVLHAN; encoded by the coding sequence ATGAAGAATTTATATGGGATATTATTGCTGTTTATCCTAGTTTCTTGTGCAAATCAAGACAAAGAGAAGCCCATTGAGGGGAAGGTGGAGCGTGAGCAGGTAACAGTTGTGACTAAAGTTCCAGGAAAAATTGCAAAGCTGCTGGTTGAAGAGGGGGATTTTGTCCATACAGGGGATACGTTGGCCATTTTGAGTATCCCCGAGGTAGATGCGAAAGAGGAACAGGCAAAAGGTGCGCTGCAATCTGCCGATGCACAATATAACATGGCCATCAAAGGAGCTACAAAAGGGCAATTGACACAACTTCAGGCAAAAGTTGATGGTTTGAGGGAACAATATGAGTTTGCAAGGAAGTCGATAGGTCGATTAGATGCACTTTTGCAGGATAGCCTGATTCCACAACAAAAATATGATGAAACCTATGCAAAATATCAAGGGGCTAAAAATCAGTATCTCGCTGCTCAGGCTGAATTAGCCGAAGCTAAAGGGGGAGCTAGAAAGGAACAGCAGCTTATGGCTTTGGGACAGAAGGAACGTGCGCTCGGAGCGGTGTCTGAAGTGAAGGTTGCTGCGGGGGAAAAATATATCATTGCCCCACAAGCTATGAGCGTGGAGACCATTAATCTGAAAGTTGGTGAACTGGCGATGGCAGGTTATCCGATTATTAATGGCTCTCTTGATCAAACAACCTATTTTAGGTTCACATTGCCTGAAAACCAAATTGGAAAATTTCAAAAAGGTGCTGCTGTAGAAGTGGACATCCCTTATTTGAACCACAAAAAAGTTAAAGCGAAGGTGATCAGTATTAAGGCGTTAAATTCTTATGCGAGCATTGCCTCTGCCTACCCTGATTTTGATCCGCAACAGGCTGTGTTTGAGCTAAAGATTGTTCCTGAGGATAGTGCTGGCGCTAAAGATTTATTAACCAAAACGCTTGTGGTTCTCCATGCGAATTAA
- a CDS encoding ABC transporter permease: MKKFIELIQREFKLFFNNKVLLMLFLGAPVLYGILVGHVYQQGKVTEMPIIVVDEDNSPLSSSFIDMLSDNESIDVARVLPSLFDSKDIAMQYEATTIVYIPKGFASGVQQGRLPEMTVFVDGANTLTSNTAMMAVNVCASTLKAGIQIQAQMKRGVPAKIAAQQYEPFKTTFVKQNIRSGNYLYFMLPGVLITVLQQVLLLGLALSFSSEFEGNTFPDLVRKIGNPVGLILVKILPYILMSVGILILYWGFGQYYRMPLQADFGRFVLCTGIFLLAVCFIGVLVSILLPSQLKSTEVLMVIATPAFILSGFTWPSSLMPEWVQAIANVIPSTHYLRIFRLLFIQHAENYHTNKALVSLTIIMIISFMLAVVILWMKIKKIKRTIKS, translated from the coding sequence GTGAAAAAATTTATAGAATTAATCCAAAGGGAGTTTAAACTTTTCTTCAATAACAAAGTGCTGTTGATGCTTTTCCTCGGTGCGCCAGTTTTGTACGGCATCTTGGTGGGGCATGTCTATCAACAGGGCAAAGTGACGGAGATGCCGATCATTGTTGTCGATGAAGATAATAGTCCCTTAAGCAGTTCCTTCATTGATATGCTTTCCGACAATGAGAGTATTGACGTTGCCCGTGTATTGCCTTCTCTTTTTGATTCCAAAGATATCGCCATGCAGTACGAAGCAACAACCATTGTATATATTCCCAAAGGCTTTGCTTCTGGAGTACAGCAAGGCAGGTTGCCCGAAATGACTGTTTTTGTTGATGGAGCCAATACATTGACCTCCAACACGGCGATGATGGCGGTGAATGTTTGTGCTTCAACACTTAAGGCGGGAATCCAAATTCAGGCACAGATGAAGCGAGGTGTTCCTGCCAAGATCGCTGCTCAACAATATGAACCTTTTAAAACAACCTTTGTGAAGCAAAATATTCGAAGCGGCAACTATCTTTATTTTATGCTGCCGGGGGTTTTAATTACGGTCTTGCAACAGGTATTGCTCCTTGGCTTGGCTTTGTCTTTTTCGTCAGAATTTGAAGGTAACACGTTTCCGGACCTTGTGCGTAAAATCGGTAATCCTGTCGGACTTATTCTTGTAAAGATTTTACCTTATATATTGATGTCTGTCGGTATTTTGATTCTATATTGGGGATTTGGTCAGTACTACCGTATGCCTTTGCAAGCTGATTTCGGCCGATTTGTGCTGTGTACAGGTATATTTTTGCTTGCTGTCTGTTTTATTGGTGTACTGGTTAGTATACTACTGCCTTCGCAGCTGAAATCGACAGAAGTTCTTATGGTGATTGCAACGCCCGCTTTTATCCTGAGCGGATTTACCTGGCCATCCAGCCTGATGCCAGAATGGGTGCAGGCGATTGCCAATGTTATTCCGTCTACACATTATCTCCGGATCTTTAGATTGCTATTTATACAGCATGCTGAAAATTACCACACCAATAAAGCACTTGTTTCATTGACCATCATTATGATCATTAGCTTTATGTTGGCTGTAGTCATCCTGTGGATGAAAATAAAGAAAATTAAAAGGACGATTAAATCATAA
- a CDS encoding FKBP-type peptidyl-prolyl cis-trans isomerase, whose protein sequence is MKKAILFFAAAGLLMTSCQKFKKAEGGLEYKIVDDNAKEKAVSGDLLALDMVVKTDRDSTMQSTYDMGVPQIVQLYPDSIIAKNPGDPTGLFKYVGEGDSLVFKINLDSMAAKTHQPKPEFADKFIIYSIKVKKHFKKGKLTDQQLGEQVQKYFEEELNKHKAAEPAKLEKYIKDKNLKTTKTASGLQYVITKPGTGANAKVGDSVHVNYVGSLTTGKVFDTNLPDVAKKEKIFNAQRPYEALKFQLGVDGVIPGWTEAFQLFNKGTKATLVIPSSLAYGDRPSGVIPPYAPLVFEVEVLDIKPGKVPAPTATTPGMVAPTGTTAPATKK, encoded by the coding sequence ATGAAGAAAGCAATTCTATTTTTCGCGGCTGCCGGTCTTTTGATGACGTCATGCCAAAAATTCAAAAAGGCTGAAGGTGGTCTTGAGTATAAAATCGTGGATGATAATGCAAAAGAAAAAGCGGTATCTGGCGATTTATTAGCACTTGACATGGTTGTGAAAACGGACAGAGATTCTACAATGCAAAGTACGTATGACATGGGAGTCCCTCAGATCGTTCAATTATATCCAGATAGTATTATTGCAAAAAACCCAGGTGACCCTACAGGTTTATTCAAATACGTAGGTGAAGGCGATAGCTTGGTATTCAAAATCAATTTGGATTCTATGGCGGCTAAAACTCATCAACCAAAACCAGAATTCGCGGATAAATTCATCATTTACTCCATAAAGGTCAAAAAACATTTCAAAAAAGGAAAGTTGACCGATCAACAATTGGGTGAACAAGTTCAGAAATACTTTGAAGAAGAATTGAACAAGCATAAAGCTGCTGAGCCTGCAAAATTGGAGAAATACATCAAGGATAAAAACTTAAAAACAACAAAAACAGCTTCAGGTCTTCAATATGTAATTACAAAACCCGGAACAGGAGCAAATGCGAAAGTAGGAGATTCTGTCCACGTAAACTACGTAGGTTCATTGACCACTGGAAAAGTATTTGATACAAACCTTCCTGATGTAGCTAAAAAAGAGAAAATCTTCAATGCACAACGTCCTTACGAAGCATTAAAATTCCAATTAGGTGTTGACGGCGTGATCCCAGGTTGGACTGAAGCTTTTCAATTGTTTAACAAGGGAACGAAAGCAACTTTAGTTATCCCTTCATCTTTGGCTTACGGCGATCGCCCTTCAGGTGTTATCCCTCCATATGCTCCTTTAGTATTTGAAGTAGAAGTATTGGATATCAAACCTGGAAAAGTTCCAGCGCCTACAGCAACAACTCCTGGTATGGTAGCACCTACAGGAACAACTGCTCCAGCGACGAAAAAGTAA
- a CDS encoding DHH family phosphoesterase — MLKSEELKELLAKPKRIVITTHYKPDGDALGSSLGLYFWLVAKGHHVNLIVPSDFPAFLDWLPGLENVQIYTQNMDLHNQQIDAAEFIFCLDFNGLARIHDMAEPIRQAKGIKCMIDHHLDPEGFEDYAFWDPSAAATAQLIYRFLTYEMQDSEHISADMATCLYTGIMTDTGSFRFRSTTAEIHRIIATLIDCGARNWAIHEEIYNSSSEGRLKFLGFCLLNRLEVIHEYNTAIIHVTKADLTQFEVITGDTEGLVNYALSIKGIRLAALIIDRNEQIKLSLRSIGEVPCNEICKLYFNGGGHLNASGGNSKESLEAVVAKFRSVLPNYKEILTK; from the coding sequence ATGCTGAAATCAGAAGAATTAAAAGAATTATTGGCTAAACCAAAACGCATTGTAATTACAACGCACTACAAACCAGATGGAGACGCATTAGGCTCATCGTTAGGTTTATATTTTTGGTTGGTCGCAAAAGGACACCACGTAAATCTGATTGTGCCTTCAGACTTTCCTGCCTTTTTGGATTGGTTGCCAGGCTTAGAAAATGTACAAATTTATACGCAAAATATGGATCTGCACAATCAACAGATTGATGCGGCTGAATTTATTTTCTGCTTAGATTTTAATGGCCTTGCGCGGATTCACGATATGGCCGAACCCATTCGCCAAGCGAAAGGAATCAAATGCATGATTGATCATCATTTAGATCCGGAAGGATTTGAAGACTACGCCTTTTGGGATCCATCTGCAGCAGCGACAGCACAATTGATCTACCGCTTCTTAACGTATGAGATGCAAGATTCGGAACATATCAGTGCAGACATGGCGACCTGCCTTTATACGGGTATCATGACCGACACCGGTTCATTCCGCTTTCGTTCTACCACCGCCGAAATCCACCGTATTATAGCAACCCTCATCGATTGTGGTGCGCGAAACTGGGCGATCCACGAAGAGATTTACAATAGTTCCTCTGAAGGCCGTCTTAAATTCTTAGGTTTTTGCTTACTTAATCGATTGGAAGTCATTCATGAATATAATACGGCCATTATCCATGTGACAAAAGCGGACCTCACGCAGTTCGAAGTAATCACAGGTGATACGGAAGGATTGGTCAACTATGCACTCTCTATTAAAGGAATTCGATTGGCCGCGTTAATTATTGACAGAAATGAACAAATTAAACTATCTTTGCGTTCGATTGGAGAAGTTCCTTGCAATGAGATCTGTAAACTATATTTCAATGGGGGGGGGCATCTTAATGCTTCAGGGGGCAATTCGAAAGAAAGCTTAGAAGCGGTAGTGGCCAAATTCAGATCGGTTTTACCAAATTATAAAGAAATATTAACAAAATAA
- a CDS encoding DUF423 domain-containing protein, which produces MNKKIILAASLLGALAVILGAFGAHGLEGKVSTYHIETWKTANQYHFYHTFALLFLSTFSRAKT; this is translated from the coding sequence ATGAATAAGAAAATCATTTTAGCCGCTTCTTTGTTGGGAGCGTTAGCTGTAATATTAGGTGCCTTTGGTGCTCATGGTCTAGAAGGAAAGGTAAGTACATATCATATTGAAACTTGGAAAACGGCCAATCAGTATCATTTCTATCATACCTTTGCTTTGTTATTTTTATCCACTTTTTCCCGGGCCAAGACATAA
- a CDS encoding DUF423 domain-containing protein, protein MLCYFYPLFPGPRHNSIKVSFIAFLIGILFFSGSLYILSVREITGVGNPSILGPITPLGGLSFIIGWVALFIAALKNKS, encoded by the coding sequence TTGCTTTGTTATTTTTATCCACTTTTTCCCGGGCCAAGACATAATTCGATTAAAGTATCCTTTATTGCTTTTCTCATTGGTATTCTATTTTTTTCGGGATCCTTGTATATTTTAAGTGTACGAGAAATAACAGGTGTTGGTAATCCATCGATTTTGGGCCCTATTACACCTTTAGGAGGTCTTTCGTTTATCATCGGTTGGGTAGCGTTATTTATTGCGGCACTGAAGAACAAGTCATAA